The genome window ATAAAGAATGCAAGTAAACTCATCGTTGCACCCGGACAGGGCTGCATTGTCGTGTATGATGGAAAGGTTATGGGTACGCTTGCCGAACCTGGTGTCTACGAGATGGAGACTGCCAACCATCCTTTTATCACCACACTGCTCAATCTTGCACAGCGGACAGAGAGCGAACACAAGATGCGTTTCTTTTTCTTCCGTACTGCTGAGATGGTGAACATTCTATGGGGAACGCCATCACCTGTGAAATACATGGAGCCTGACTATAAACTCCCTGTCACCCTTGGTGCCTGTGGTAACTTCTCTGTGGCTATATCCAATCCCGAGAAGATGTTTGTCACACTGCTCGGACCTGTCAGCAACTATTATGCTTCGGATGTGCAGGAACTTGTTTCATCCCGCATCATAGCACCCTTGACTTCCTTCCTTGCTGTCAAGGCTTATCCTTATCGTGAGGTCGACACGCACATCATGGAGATGTCTGGCGAGTTGAAGTACAAGACAGCGGAAGAGCTGGCACGCTTAGGTCTGACACTTACCGACTTCCGCATCAACTCTGTTACCTTCGATGACGATACGATGGAACGTATCGGACGGATTGCCGACATG of Prevotella fusca JCM 17724 contains these proteins:
- a CDS encoding SPFH domain-containing protein, which gives rise to MGLKDLFKRQLRTVIEWKEQGADLLFHQMETTTDEIKNASKLIVAPGQGCIVVYDGKVMGTLAEPGVYEMETANHPFITTLLNLAQRTESEHKMRFFFFRTAEMVNILWGTPSPVKYMEPDYKLPVTLGACGNFSVAISNPEKMFVTLLGPVSNYYASDVQELVSSRIIAPLTSFLAVKAYPYREVDTHIMEMSGELKYKTAEELARLGLTLTDFRINSVTFDDDTMERIGRIADMTTEKRAAAEVDLDYAGLQKLEALREAARNEGGLAGAGLQIGAGLQLAQDIFKTQGAGMAAGGDATERLRKLKTLFDEQLITEDEYEQKKNEILSKL